From the genome of Rhinatrema bivittatum chromosome 11, aRhiBiv1.1, whole genome shotgun sequence:
CCTACAGGGAGAATGCCGCGGAGGGCCGCGTCTTCGGCCCTGGAGGCCGGGGAAAGGCGTTCCTGTGGCCGCACCGGCCGCGCGGTAAgtgtaggtcccggggcacggcccgggaccataacagaacaggcttcagtaccagtagcagcaattggcTCCCCCCAGTAGCCATgcagcaacagtgacagtggcagcagaggaacgagagaggctccaaggttgctggcaaaaaaaaaaacgagaggGGTCTGCCTTCActgtgtgcaagtgtatgaatgggagtctgcctggatatgtgtgtgtgcgtgtatgaatgaatgaatgaatgggagtctgcctggatgtgtgttccatattaggagctaccactcaagaaagagatctaggcgtcatagtagataatacattgaaatcgtcggctcagtgtgctgcagcagtcaaaaaagcaaccagaatgttaggaattattaggaagggaatggttaataaaacggaaaatgtcataatgcctctatatcgctccatggtgagactacaccttgaatactgtgtacaattctggtcgccttatctcaaaaaagatatagttgcaatggagaaggtacagagaagggcaaccaaaatgataaaggggatggaacagctcccctatgaggagaggctgaagaggttagggcttttcagcttggagaagagatggctgaggggggatatgatagaggtctttaagatcatgagaggtcttgaacgagtagatgtgactcggttatttacactttcgaataatagaaggattagggggcattccatgaagttagcaagtagctcatttaagactaatcggagaaaattctttttcactcaacgcacaataaatctctggaatttgttgccataggatgtggttagtgcagctagtgtagctgggttcaaaaaaggtttggataagttcttggaagagaagtccattacctgctattagtcaagtttacttagggaatagccactgctattaactgcatcagtagcatgggatcttctaggtgtttgggtaattgccaggttcttgtggcctggtttggcctctgttggaaacaggatgctgggcttgatggacccttggtctgacccagcatggcaatttcttatgttcttatgtgtgtgagagaatgaatgggagcctgcctgggagtctgtgtgtgtatgtgagaaagccagtgagagtgtatgtgtgtatgagagaatctgggggaataagagcttgtggggggggcgggggcgggggtgGAGAGCGCGGGTCTTAGGCCTGAGAATGTGTCTGTGCCTTTCAGAGATAGAGGTTGTGGGTatgtataagagcatgtatgggtgtgtatgtgacagtgtatgtgtgagagagttttAATTATTAAGTGTTATTtcatatgtgtgctgttttgaaatattttattggtgcttgggacatttttaaaaagtatatgactttaattaatagaagttattctatttatcagtagttttaaaatattcttttattagtatagttttacaattataattgatgctttatgtttcttgattttatttgttttatgaggaatggtggttcagtttttccattgttacacacagtctggcttcttggggtttccatttcagtttttgtctgcatattgctggtgctaatttgtgatcctttattctgtatttggtgagggtctctatctactctgtgtgtgtgacctaggagagagattctgctagcatgtagtgtctgtatagggatctatagcaatcgggtttgttttgtttccccagtaggtggtgtattggtgttctgggacccagtgtaatatttacctgtgctttttcacaggcaGGATCcatgttgtttgagtccttggtgttactactgttacgtTATGAAAGGTTTTCTGTAtggattttgagtgtctttttgtggggttttgtgttagttcacaattaTCTGGTACTGGACAGTGTTTGTGCTGCAATTACTgcgaggtgacaccagaatttgaaaatattttttgtatgatgagttggaagggaaacatccaagctccatcgttgggggaatttcagtggatgcacggAGGGTtatagaactggaggtgcaggatttatattgacattcttttccttcctgtatatacattccagacttcactgccatagccatatagaattagttgaatgaggctatcaaataattttaatagtagttttactagaagtgtgaaactggtcaTCTTTTTagaattacgcagaagaccctttggactttcttattaagacttttttaatagccaattttaaagcagggggccaaGCTGTGGAGATGGGTGTGattgaggaaatgtcattttggctcctctcccccccccccccccaaattcttctgtctagagacgccactgattttctgtgaccttaagcattagtacaagtggggggtgaggggagtcGTGCTGGAGAGACACCAGAATTCATTGGGCCCCGGGCACTGGAGACCCTCTGTACGCCAAGAGGAAAGGTGATGGTGCCAGAGAGTGCAGGCAGAAGAAAGTTGATAATgccagagggagagggatggatgAAGAGTGAAGGAGATGACGATgcaaagggtgagagagaggggcgtAGGCAGAAGGAAGGAGATGATGCGAGGGGAAGGTGATGATTATGTGAGGAGGTGAGGAAGAGCTGGTAGaagatggtgatgatgccaggggtgagggaaggtggtgatgatactagggcagtggttcccaatcctgtcctggggactccccagccagtcaggttttcagggtatccacaatgaaatacgcatgagagaaaatttgtatccactacctccataacatgcacattttctctcatgcatattcatacctgggaacttttgacttccagtcaccctgaaattacCATGGAATagggggagggcaactgcacagtgggaccggatgctcataaatttgctctcataaaaacactcttacatgttcacacttactttcactgccccttctctcacattctcacaagtccatttacacctttacttctgccattctcccacaaacacacacacacagactcactcacgtctctccctcttccatatacACACGCCTACTCACTCACatccatgctcacttgcactcagctctctcctactcatctacattattattattattttttatatatacagacattcgatctgagatatcacatcggtttacattcaggtactgaggtatttccctatccccagagggctctcagatctcttcttcctacacaaatacaccctcactctcacagacatgctcattcattctctctccccccctttcaagacacactagcaacagcagactctaacttgggctcctggagcagcagcagcctcttccttctcctcctgtgctgtggaagtggatgctgcctgtttcttactcctcgtttgatgcacgggcaggaaatcgcaatgtcgattggccaaggcaaacaggatggggtgggcaagtggctggatacaggaaacaggctgtgcaggagcaggtggcaTCACGAGGAagcaaagttaagagttaaaaaagtccggagatggtagaaatcactgtcgagttcctcctttaTCAGCCGTGCAAGACCAGggatgttcctttcttctttccgggtccaagcagattggtttgctgcagcacccagagatttccggtattggcccggagacctggtaattcttttagaattacGGAGTCTCCGAGCCAAATCCGGAGAATTGCTAGGTATGTGcgaattcattgtggatatcctgaaaacctgactggctgggggggtccccgggatagggttgggaaccactgcacttAGGGGGGCAGGGAAAAGGGATGGAGGAAGTTGATAATGATGCTAGAGgtgaagaggagggagaggggatgatGCCAGGgttgaggaggtggagagaggcgGTGATGCCAGGGGGTGTAGGAGATTGGTgaaaggagagggaagatgataatgatgatgatgctaGGAGGTGGGGGATAGGAaaaggaagatgatgatgccaggggagaggcatGATTATGATAATGATGCGggtggaagagggaagggaacatTGATGATGCCAAGGGATAGGGGGTGAGGGAAGGTGATCATGCCAATGGGATGAGggtagagagaagagaaagtgatgatggagAAGTGGGTGGTGTGCCACAACGAAGTGATCCCTGTGCCAGGTCTGCTATGAAACAAAAAAGGCTGGGAACCACTGTATTACATTATGCATGCATACATATTTACCCTGGTTCTATATTTTGGCCAATTCTGGCACTCTAGTGCTCCCCATGCACTAATGTACATACCCCCAGCCCCTAGAGCCTTTCCATGCACTAACATACCTACCCCTAATACTTTCCTCATGTGGGTGGGAGGGTCCCTGGTGCAGCACAGATTGTGCCTCACACCAGCTTGGGGAAAGAGGTTCTGTTCATTTTCCAGCACCAGGAATACTAAACGGGCGATGTCCCTGGTGGTAAAATTGGGTTGCCATGCTGGTGAAAGCATTACATGGCTTGGCAAGCCCAGGAAGAACAGGAAATGCTGCCCTCGCGTAAGCATGAGTCAGCACGCATGAGCATGTGCTCATATACACATGTACCTATTcgcggctgtgcacgcatgtaTGTATACACATGGCCGAGCACAATTGGCACGGTGGACTTATGTGCATTTTGTAAGGTGTGTGCATACAATACATAATATACGCCTTTGCGCATGTGAGCCCACGTGCAATCACTCATGGGCACAATCgtgcatgtttgaaagttatcatcatacaggccaatgcaatatagcgTGCTTGGCCGAGCACATGgctttacaggcacttggacacgtgttttggatgcatGCCCAAAAcacctcatgcaataaggggattagtgcgtccaaaatgcgtgACCAAACCAGCGCAAAGCTAATCgctctcatcacatgtaaattcatattgatgatgctattagctattactccgatgcaaaaaataaataaataaatgtgcgcctgcttttctgtagttcctctgtcttaatattgtggcgatattaagcaTAGGAATCAAAAAAGgacacccaaaaaataaaataaaataaagtgtcactaggaaaacagactctcgtaaaatcgagcgtccgttttcctaaccctgcACAGCCCCTTCTCCTGCGCGCCCGTTGCtggggaggtgctagggatgcaaatttttccctagcgcctccttttttaccGTGGCAGTCCATTTAACTATTAAAttgggcacccgggagaggtggatcggtgcgtgtatgcgggcggattttaaaagccctggtcgcgtaaatccgcccagatttactcgagcagggccttgcgcgccggcggcctattttccataggccgccggcgtgcgcaggtcccagggtttttggaagggggcgtgtcgggggtgtgtcggggcggggcccgatgatgtggcattttgggggcgggaccagggcgtggcgccggcccgggggcgtggtccaggccttcggaccagcccctggatcgGAGCacggtgcgccagcagtccgctggcgcgcgtagatttacgtctgcttctcgcaggcgtaaatctacggacaaaggtaaggggggcgtttagatagggtcgggggggtgggttaggtagaggaaggaagggaaggggaggggagggcgaaagagagttccctccgaggccgctccgatttcggagcggcctcggagggaacggtgacaggctgtgcggctcggcgcgcgccggctgcccaaaatcggcagctttgcgcgcgccgatccaggattttagaagatacgctcggctacgcgcgtatcttataaaatccagtgtacttttgtttgcgcctgttgcgcaaacaaaagtacacgaacgcgcttttttaaaaaatctacctctaagggaGCAGGCACTCAATCATTAGTGCCCGTTTAACATGCGCTGATATTACATGGGCCTGACAGTGAGGtcagaatagagagagagagggtgagagacagaggtacAGCATCTGGGAGAGCATGGTTATAGTGAGGGCCAGGCAGAGCACTGTGAGGTGCAAAGGGAActggtggagggaagagagagagatggcaagAAGTGATatggaagaaaggagagagaagtaAGAGAAACATGAAAAGGAATCAAAGATTGAAAAAGTAAAAGCAGGGAAAAGCCTGAGAATaatacaacattaaaaaaaatacagacaatGAAGTTAAAGAAAACCCTTTACTTTCATataacccccacccccattcctgGTTACAGGGATGGCGGAGGCATGAAGGCATTGAACTGGTCCCAGAATGGCCGGGAGCAGGCACTCCACACACTGGTGTGTGTTCCCAGTaccttgcatttatttattgagGCTTTGGAGATAGGTACAGTCAGTGGAGGATTTAGGAGTTTTGGTGACCCAAGGCACTGATGGTGCTGTTGCCCCTGTCatccccctcttcccttcccctccccccaaaggatGGATCCTGTGTGATTTCAGGATTATGCAGTGAGCTGATTTTAGGATGGATCCTATGTGATTTCAGGATTATGCAGTGTGCTGATTTTAGGATGGATCCTATGTGATTTCAGGATTATGCAGTGTGCTGATTTTAGGATGGATCCTATGTGATTTCAGGATTATGCAGTGTGCTGATTTTAGGATGGATCCTTTGTGATTTCAGGATTATGCAGTGAGCTGATTTTAGGATGGATCCTATGTGATTTCGGGCTCATACAGTGTGCTAATGTTAGGATGCATCCTATGTGATTTGGGGTTCATTCTGTGTGTTGATTTTATGGTGCATCCTATGTGATTTCAGGCTCATGCAGTGTGCTAATGTTAGGATGCATCCTATGTGATTTGGGGTTCATTCTGTGTGTTGATTTTATGGTGCATCCTATGTGATTTCAGGCTCATGCAGTGAGCTGATTTTAGGATGCATCCTATGTGATTTTGGGCTCATGCAGTGAGCTGATTTCCAGAAGTGTAGAGTTTACTGATTTCAGGATTGGAGTAGGTTCTATGATTTTTCATTTTGCGAATGGatgacagaaaatatttttgattTCGCACATGTGGCATGTAATCCTGATTTTACCCATTGGTGAGAAAATACAGATTTTGTCTGAATTATTGAAGAAATAATTAGTACCAaaatagacacagaataggattttaaaaatttgctgtTTATTTTTATCTGTTCTGCACAATATATTAATACTGTACAAAATCAATGAGGCAGCTGGAGTGAGGCAGATCCTGCACTCTGTAGTTCTCTGCTTTTTCCAGTAATGCAACATCCCAGCAAATTTCACTGTCATCTAATTATAACTAAATGCAACATATGAAAATAACATATTTAAATCAGTTTCATATCAAACActcattctcctcctcctaaAATGTAACCATAGCATAGAGTGAAGAACTATTTACAGCAAGAGAAAGCTTCATGAAAACATTTAATGCAACATGTGGTTAGAGGTTGTGCTAGTTGCCGTATGGGTGGCGGAGAATTTGGAAGGAGGCCAGATAATAAGTCAGGGTTGGCACAGTCTCTCTAAAATGTGGGTAAGTCATCTCATCCTGTCCTCTGCCACAGCGATGGAGACCTGGTCTATGCGCCACCCCCACGCAGGCGCAGGTGCATGTAGATGAAGCTGCTGGGGGCAATGTTGTATTCCCCCAGCTTGTGGCCATCTTCCAGTGTCTTGGATTCATAGCTGAGCCAGAACTGCCCCGGCTGGATCCTTTCCTGAGTCTGGACTCGAGCTTTGAACTCAGTGACCCCCTCAGAAGGGTAAATGGTGTAGTTGCAGCGCCTCCCGTTGTCCTTACTCAGAAAGACGTCAATGGGTTCATCAGCCTTCACCATCAGCAGGATGGTGTCTCCGGAGGATAAGTTGTACTCTGACAGTTGGCTTGAGTCTCTCAGTTCTGTGAACTCCCCATTCCCATCTCTGATCCCCAGCTTCTGCTGATAACTGGGCACCCCAGTCTTGCTTGCAATTTGAGACCTTAGCGTTGAGATGGACATGGAGGCGCTGGCCACCAGGGTATGGACCTCCCCCGTCAACAACTTCACATTCAGATTCATCATCTAGGGAAAGAAGAATAAGATATGAAGGGTTACGATATGCCCCCAAATATCTTTGATATCAGTGTGATATGCTGGATAGTACCATATAGGGGACTTGTACAAAGCCAGCAATGCAGAAAAAGAGCAGGAGAAGCAACTAAGAGGAagagcctaatggttagagcagtgggttgagaaccagggaagtcaAAGTTCAAGTCTCTCCTCTCCCACTaattctccttgtgaccttgggcacgtCACGtaaccctccattacctcagatacaaacttaggggactatttactaaaggtgtggtgtctatggtaaaaatgcttagcaaatagggcccttagattgtaagccctctggggcagggagctGCCTACTTCCCGAATGTTTCTCACCTTAAGCTTGGATTTGGATGCCAGTCAGAGAAATTTAAACTGCAAACTCTAAGCCCAGCCACCTCCCCTTGCCCTCACCACCCACAAAGCCACTTGCACACCATCTTAGGGAAGAAATTACTAAGGGTCCATTACAAGAAAAAGAACCTATAGCAAAATAAAACTGGCGAGGAAGCCAATAGCAGAAATGTCTTTAAAAGAAATGGTCTATTAGGAGAAGGAGATGCCCGAATGATGAGCTTATAGTAAAGCGGACATTACCTGTTGGAGAGTGTAAATAGTATAGTGGTGGACATATATAGCAGAGGACCTATGCAATGACATTTCACATTGTGCATCAGGATAATTGTCTTTCTGCTCACTGGAGCGTTTCATAAATACATGTAAGCATCAGAAGCTAGCAAATGACAGTGTTTATAGCACAGGGTGGGTCATGTAGTGGGGATAGCATTAAAGGTCTTCGGTAACGAGATGACTAATAAGCAGGTGCTAAGTTGGAAGAGTCCAGCACAAACCGACCTGAAGACTCCCCGCCTCGGATCTACATACTTTATAATGTAGACCATATGTATCACTGGCAGCTGCTTAGATTCTGCCAGATGTTATTCTAGTGCTGCTGAATCCTAACCCCATTGGCAGCCCATGCAAACTCAATTAATTTATTTCAGGTACAGGAGTTAGTTAGAATACAGGTGCAATGAAAGCAGGTAGCCAGGATGCCACCAGATGTTTAAGGGCAGATAGACTCAACCCTAGAAAACACAGTATAGCATTAGCATCCTATACCTCAGCCTCTCCCTGCCTGGCTTTTTTTACGTCTTACACCTCTAAGCCTGTGCTGTCTCCAGCTCCCACACTTGCCATCTCCGTCTTTCCCCTGTCCTGCCTCCTTTTTGCCATCTCGCCTGCTTTCCTGCCGCCTGACATTTCTTCACACAGAAATAAGAGTGAAAGGGGAGGTACCATCAGGTGTCTGGATGCAGCTTTCAGTGGAAGGCTTCTCGGGCTCTCTTTCAGCTTccgtctctctctcctctctgcagACTTTTCTAGCAATCGCCCCCTTATATAGGAGGCTGCTGAACCTCCGAGCTTAGCGGGGGGAGGAGCGCTGATGGGCGAAGGGCTGTGGAACTGCTGAGTTTCGGTTTCCATTCTCCCCGCTCGCTGCAtctttcccctcctcctgctGGGGGTGACCCGGTCCATCTCACTCGTTTGGAAACGGATGCAGTGttaaagaaagagaaggaaaagtaAAACCAGGGAATCAAAAGCCTTTCCATACACACGAAACCAGCAAAGTAAGCCCGGCCTGAACCCTTCCAGTCTCCAAAACAACTGCTTAGCCAAATTCCAACATCTGCCTTACATGGGGATTATGGGACCTGTACTTTATTTTCTCTGAGACACACATAAGCACACAGGAAGGATTATGTGAGGCAATATTCAGTCCCTTTATTGCGAATATTCATTTAAACAAAATGTGGAAAGAGGCTTTTTTGTATGGAAGGTTATATAGAGCTTAGTATCTTGGGGAACGATGTTCCTGTGAATTTCGGTACTTTTTTTGGTCCAGCATTTTGCTTCCAGCTGGACAGGACTCAGCCTCTATTGGGCAACATCATCACCTTTCATTTGCAAGTATTTGGGGATCCCACCTCCATTTTCTATCCCTTTCCCAGCTGTACAGGCATTTTATCAGCTGGGACAAGCAAGGAGATTTCCTTCCTATCCTGttccccattcctttctctctccacctcctccccccaacctcagacttcttttcctctctcccctcctccagtccagatggtaggaggagagcagggcttttctGGCTTTTCATCTACTGCTGATCTGCACTTTCATGTCACTTACTTTTCTGCTCCCAGGGCTTTTGCACTCCAGCAGTTgcctctctcacccacccccacAGACCTCACAACTCAGCCCACTCATGACAGATTTTAGCCCGGAGTCACAAACTGTGGCTTTTCCCAAACCCGAGGCAAAAGCTCAATGTGGTACTCAACCCCAGGTCCTCttgagggcagggcagggccgAGCCACCAGGGCAACCCTGAAGTTTAGTACAGTTAAGAACAGAGGGGATTGGCATTGCTTCATGATTTAAAGTCAGATTTGGGCTTTAGCTCAGGGCAAGTTATTTTCAGgcactgtgggtatttccctgtcacTAGAGGGCTGGCAATCTGAgtctgcacctgaggcaatggagagtgaagtgacctgcccaaggtcaaaGGGACTATCAGACCAAGCAGTGAACTGTAAATAGGGACATTGCTTCTCCTCACCAATCAGTAAAGTTCGGTTTTttttgccagccctgccagtgggctctctgctctaccttccttgtttgaacatttccaccatttatattacataactaagggctgtgcccctgctcgcttctcttgccagccctgccagtgggctctctgctctaccttccttgtttgaacatttccaccatttatattacataactaagggctgtgcccctgctcgcttctcttgccagccctgccagtgggctctctgctctaccttccttgtttgaacatttccatcatttatattacataactaagggctgtgcccctgctcgcttcgctcgccagccctgccagtgggctctctgctctaccttccttgtttgaacatttccatcatttatattacataactaagggctgtgcccctgctcgcttctcttgccagccctgccagtgggctctctgctctaccttccttgtttgaacatttccaccatttatattacataactaagggctgtgcccctgctcgcttctcttgccagccctgccagtgggctctctgctctaccttccttgtttgaacatttccatcatttatattacataactaagggctgtgcccctgctcgcttcgctcgccagccctgccagtgggctctctgctctaccttccttgtttgaacatttccatcatttatattacataactaagggctgtgcccctgctcgcttctcttgccagccctgccagtgggctctctgctctaccttccttgtttgaacatttccaccatttatattacataactaagggctgtgcccctgctcgcttcattcaccagccctgccagtgggctctctgctctaccttccatgttgaacatttccatcatttatattacataactaagggctgtgcccctgctcgcttctcttgccagccctgccagtgggctctctgctctaccttccttgtttgaacatttccaccatttatattacataactaaggaCTGTGCTCCTGCTCGCTTctcttgccagccctgccagtgggctctctgctctaccttccttgtttgaacatttccaccatttatattacataactaagggctggGTCCCTGCTCGCTTCATtcaccagccctgccagtggcctctctgctctaccttccatgtttgaacatttccaacatttatattacataactaagggctgtgcccctgctcgctTCTCTTGCCAGcactgccagtgggctctctgctcgaccttccatgtttgaacatttccatcatttatattacataactaggGACTGTGTCCCTGCTCGCTTCATtcaccagccctgccagtgggctctctgctctaccttccatgtttgaacatttccatcatttatattacataactaagggctgtgTCTCTGCTCGCTTCTCTTGCCAGcactgccagtgggctctctgctctagctcccatgtttgaacatttccatcattcatattacataactaagggctgtgcccctgctcgctTCTCTTGCCAGcactgccagtgggctctctgctcgaccttccatgtttgaacatttccatcatttatattacataactaagggctgtgcccctgctcgcttcattcaccagccctgccagtgggctctctgctctaccttctatgtttgaacatttccatcatttatattacataactaagggctgtgcccctgctcgcttctcttgccagccctgccagtgggctctctgctctaccttccatgtttgaacatttccatcatttatattacataactaagggctgtgcccctgctcgcttcattcaccagccctgccagtgggctctctgctctaccttctatgtttgaacatttccatc
Proteins encoded in this window:
- the LOC115073458 gene encoding ubiquitin-like protein ISG15 is translated as MQRAGRMETETQQFHSPSPISAPPPAKLGGSAASYIRGRLLEKSAERRERRKLKESPRSLPLKAASRHLMMMNLNVKLLTGEVHTLVASASMSISTLRSQIASKTGVPSYQQKLGIRDGNGEFTELRDSSQLSEYNLSSGDTILLMVKADEPIDVFLSKDNGRRCNYTIYPSEGVTEFKARVQTQERIQPGQFWLSYESKTLEDGHKLGEYNIAPSSFIYMHLRLRGGGA